The following proteins are co-located in the Tetrapisispora phaffii CBS 4417 chromosome 4, complete genome genome:
- the SGA1 gene encoding glucan 1,4-alpha-glucosidase (similar to Saccharomyces cerevisiae SGA1 (YIL099W); ancestral locus Anc_2.276), which translates to MRKGIYLYDCYLDNNNDVIANNRWRSKFRKFAFFISICLATTFVCVSLGGCSLASFGYIKSNFLFNDGYSSISSSSNFNTVNVTITDFNSHFLKTSQIQGLNYYKDDQIYNFFYEKIKLKKIQSQLINKNEFEDWLQAQKSNSLERLLFNVMDKNLNGHENLLNKNEKIIEGAIVASQSTQDPNYFFQWIRDSAIVINTVTDNIFDEKNYNITLVGTFLKYLNISYNLQRTDNLSGGSVPDGDLKGLGEPKWNVDNSPYNDNWGRPQNDGPPLRIIAILNFYSRLSIFNDANNSNVTVHDLIKEYNMKYTKLETNFTSETDIFNEIIYYDLKFIINNWKERNFDIWEEVNGIHFFTSLMQLTSIKMTLNYMKTSGSFTTTGKLKPMYDSLIDTYEKMYKFILLDSGFIINNDSKHHIVETPEILSYRSGLDIATIIASLLSHSTDNEFLDNSLPFDVDDSSILNSLYYLINEMSQLYPVNLNRKSMNMGVALGRYPEDVYDGYKKSEGNPWFLATSSASELIYQLIIKIKTLKQDILIPLATESKNNNDHDIFWTLIFDNIAHIDTKESNIKNGNSYQLLLPYNSRSFNQTLENLFKYGDSFLDCVREHSSEEGNLSEQFNKYTGFLQGAQDLTWSYNSFLSACQSRDKVINMMSFK; encoded by the coding sequence ATGAGAAAGGGTATTTACTTATATGATTGTTATTTGGATAATAATAACGACGTGATTGCCAATAATAGATGGAGATCTAAGTTTCGGAAGTTTGCTTTTTTCATTTCGATATGTTTGGCTACGACTTTTGTTTGTGTTTCATTAGGAGGATGTTCGTTGGCAAGCTTCGGATATATTAAATCTAATTTCCTATTCAATGACGGCTACAGTTCTATCTCTTCTTCGTCTAATTTCAATACAGTCAACGTCACGATCACGGATTTTAATAGCCACTTTCTGAAAACGTCACAAATTCAGGGACTCAACTATTACAAGGATGATCAGATATACAATTTTTTctatgaaaaaattaaactaaagaaaattcaatcgcaattaattaataaaaatgaattcgAAGACTGGTTACAAGCACAGAAATCAAACTCTTTAGAGAGATTATTGTTCAATGTGATggataaaaatttaaatggCCAcgaaaatttattaaataaaaatgaaaaaataatagaagGTGCAATTGTTGCGTCACAATCAACACAAGATCCAAATTACTTTTTCCAATGGATAAGGGACAGTGCGATAGTTATTAATACCGTGACTgacaatatatttgatgaaaaaaattataatattacattAGTTGGCACGTTCTTAaagtatttaaatatatcttatAATCTACAAAGAACTGACAATTTATCAGGTGGAAGTGTACCCGATGGCGATTTAAAGGGATTAGGTGAACCAAAATGGAATGTGGATAACTCACcatataatgataattgGGGTAGACCGCAGAATGATGGACCTCCGTTACGAATAATAGCAAttctgaatttttattcaagACTTTCGATTTTCAATGATGCAAACAATTCTAATGTTACTGTTCACGATTTAATTAAAGAGTATAATATGAAATACACGAAGTTGGAAACAAATTTTACTTCAGAAACtgatattttcaatgaaattatttattacgatttgaaatttattattaataattggaaagaaagaaattttgatatttggGAAGAAGTCAATGGTATACATTTTTTCACTTCTTTAATGCAATTGACTTCAATTAAAATGAcgttaaattatatgaaaaCTTCCGGATCTTTTACAACTACTGGGAAATTGAAACCAATGTACGACTCGTTGATTGATACTTATGAAAAGATGTATAAATTCATATTATTGGATTCTGgatttattatcaacaatGACTCTAAACATCATATTGTTGAGACGCCAGAAATCCTGTCATATAGAAGCGGTCTTGACATCGCAACAATCATTgcttcattattatcacaTTCAACAGATAATGAATTTCTCGATAATTCCTTACCATTTGATGTGGATGATTCAAGCATATTGAATTCtttgtattatttaatcAATGAAATGTCGCAATTGTATCCGGttaatttaaatagaaaatCGATGAATATGGGTGTCGCTTTAGGAAGATATCCAGAAGATGTTTACGATGGGTACAAGAAGTCAGAAGGAAATCCATGGTTTTTAGCAACCAGTAGTGCATCAGAAttgatttatcaattaatcATCAAGATCAAGACATTAAAACAGGATATACTCATTCCATTAGCAACAGAgagtaaaaataataatgatcaTGACATTTTCTGGACTCTGATCTTTGATAATATAGCCCACATAGATACGAAGGAAAGTAACATAAAGAATGGTAACAGCTATCAATTATTGTTACCTTACAATTCACGTTCCTTCAACCAAActttagaaaatttattcaaatacgGCGATTCGTTCCTCGACTGTGTTCGAGAACACTCAAGTGAAGAAGGTAATCTAAGTGAGCAATTCAATAAGTACACAGGTTTCCTACAAGGCGCTCAAGATTTGACTTGGTCATATAACTCTTTCTTGTCAGCATGTCAATCGAGAGACAAAGTCATAAACATGATGAGTTTTAAATAA